A single Methanofastidiosum sp. DNA region contains:
- a CDS encoding immune inhibitor A produces MKVVSMKKIGIALLSIAVLSLIVAVPVFSDNYTYNYEKGADDWESTGMWHIVNETSQYRNANSGVSSFWYGSDLTGTYDSGTANSGRLVSPQINLKDSTKATLTFWYWYQTENMSKLYDQRFVQIREVGNGNWIDLDQLNNDPMEQWLQKTYDISAYKGKVIEVSFYFDMSDELANDYRGWYIDDVEVQVEKN; encoded by the coding sequence ATGAAGGTGGTTTCAATGAAAAAGATTGGAATTGCTCTGTTATCGATTGCAGTTTTATCTTTGATAGTTGCTGTGCCTGTATTCAGCGACAACTACACCTATAATTATGAGAAAGGTGCAGATGATTGGGAATCAACAGGTATGTGGCATATTGTAAATGAAACGTCTCAATACAGAAACGCCAATAGCGGAGTTTCAAGTTTCTGGTATGGAAGTGACCTTACAGGAACCTATGATTCTGGGACTGCTAACAGCGGGAGACTTGTATCCCCCCAAATAAATCTCAAAGATTCAACTAAAGCAACTTTAACATTTTGGTACTGGTATCAGACTGAAAATATGAGCAAACTTTACGACCAGAGATTTGTCCAGATAAGGGAAGTTGGGAATGGAAACTGGATAGATCTAGACCAGTTAAACAACGACCCAATGGAACAGTGGCTTCAGAAAACTTATGACATCTCAGCTTACAAAGGGAAAGTTATCGAGGTAAGCTTTTATTTTGACATGAGCGATGAACTGGCAAACGACTACCGTGGCTGGTACATAGATGATGTCGAAGTTCAAGTCGAAAAAAACTAG
- a CDS encoding ribulose-bisphosphate carboxylase large subunit, with the protein MDFVKLGEDIDKDNYLIADFYIETDDILKNAGELAKESSNGTWTPLKTAKGYTSSLSAFVFYAKELFEIEGNKAAHIKVAYPIELFEDNSVPQILSDISGNILGMKIIPKARLFDIEIPYRYIKTFKGPEFGIEGVRKYMKTYKTGRPHIGTIVKPKVGLNPEDTATVSYESWYGGCDFVKDDENLTNQRFCPFEDRVIKVLDALDRAESETGEKKLYAPNITGVNMTERAQFVKDHGGACIMVDILVAGFSKVQEIRDHGFKMIIHGHRAMHAAMTRYERHGISMPVLSLLSRLSGIDQLHIGTVVGKMEGELTEVLKNKEKIVSDLFGMNPCFPVNSGGLHPGHIPEIVQFMGDDTIIQAGGGIHGHPDGTIKGATAMRQAVDAVMEGVSLQEYAKTHVELRKALEKWQ; encoded by the coding sequence ATGGATTTTGTAAAACTGGGGGAGGATATCGATAAAGATAACTATCTGATTGCGGATTTTTATATTGAAACAGATGATATCCTGAAAAATGCGGGAGAGCTTGCAAAGGAATCTTCCAATGGTACTTGGACCCCGCTAAAAACTGCTAAAGGGTATACTTCTAGCCTATCGGCTTTTGTTTTTTATGCAAAAGAACTATTTGAAATTGAAGGGAATAAAGCTGCGCATATCAAAGTTGCATACCCGATAGAGCTGTTTGAAGATAATTCAGTTCCGCAAATCCTCTCCGATATTTCAGGGAACATCCTCGGTATGAAGATAATACCTAAAGCAAGACTATTTGATATCGAGATCCCATACAGATACATCAAGACTTTCAAAGGGCCTGAGTTTGGAATTGAAGGCGTCAGAAAATACATGAAGACCTATAAGACGGGGAGACCTCATATCGGCACTATTGTTAAGCCAAAAGTTGGACTAAATCCAGAGGATACTGCCACTGTCTCATACGAATCATGGTATGGGGGATGCGATTTTGTAAAGGACGATGAGAATCTAACAAATCAGAGGTTCTGCCCTTTTGAAGATAGGGTCATAAAAGTCCTAGATGCCCTTGACAGGGCCGAGAGTGAAACTGGGGAAAAGAAGCTCTATGCCCCAAACATAACTGGAGTAAATATGACGGAGAGGGCACAGTTTGTAAAAGACCATGGCGGGGCTTGCATAATGGTTGACATCCTAGTTGCCGGATTCTCCAAAGTCCAAGAGATAAGAGACCACGGATTTAAGATGATAATACATGGTCACAGGGCGATGCATGCTGCAATGACAAGATATGAGCGACACGGTATTTCGATGCCGGTGCTATCACTTCTCTCAAGACTTTCGGGAATTGACCAGTTGCATATTGGGACTGTAGTTGGTAAAATGGAAGGGGAACTAACTGAAGTACTGAAAAATAAGGAGAAGATCGTATCTGACCTTTTTGGCATGAATCCGTGTTTTCCAGTAAACTCTGGAGGGCTTCACCCGGGCCATATACCCGAGATAGTACAATTTATGGGAGATGACACAATAATCCAAGCCGGTGGCGGAATCCACGGACACCCTGATGGAACGATAAAAGGCGCAACTGCTATGAGGCAAGCAGTCGATGCCGTAATGGAAGGGGTTTCGCTACAAGAGTATGCAAAGACCCACGTGGAGCTAAGAAAAGCATTGGAAAAATGGCAATGA
- a CDS encoding Hsp20/alpha crystallin family protein, translating into MIRRYYIISRDANHSFKEHYWHINYCSCNNVEPLTEFNETKGSLIATLDMPCVEKEKIEVTSEEKCVSVFAPTTKGFCFKRDINLPFSTDPEKVLATFKKGILVIEIPKKVKHFKVEIK; encoded by the coding sequence ATGATAAGAAGGTACTATATTATTAGCAGAGATGCAAACCATTCATTTAAAGAGCATTATTGGCATATTAACTACTGTAGCTGCAATAATGTTGAACCCCTAACAGAGTTCAATGAGACTAAGGGATCCTTAATTGCAACTTTGGATATGCCCTGCGTTGAAAAGGAAAAAATAGAGGTAACGTCCGAAGAAAAATGTGTCAGTGTGTTCGCACCCACCACAAAAGGATTCTGCTTTAAAAGAGATATTAATCTTCCATTTTCAACTGACCCTGAAAAAGTCTTGGCCACCTTTAAGAAAGGGATCTTAGTAATCGAAATACCGAAAAAAGTTAAGCATTTTAAAGTAGAAATAAAATAA
- a CDS encoding DUF4342 domain-containing protein, with amino-acid sequence MICKNCGKEIEDTVKFCPECGSSTAKRDEFYVDSDHLVEEIKKIIDEGIATRIIIKDEADKTLLDIPLAAGVVGALIAPWLAALGAIAALVVKCKIVVEKPN; translated from the coding sequence ATGATCTGTAAAAATTGTGGCAAGGAGATAGAAGACACTGTGAAATTCTGCCCTGAGTGTGGCTCTTCAACGGCAAAGAGGGATGAATTTTACGTGGATTCAGATCACCTTGTAGAGGAGATAAAGAAGATTATCGATGAGGGGATTGCAACAAGAATTATTATAAAGGATGAGGCCGATAAAACGCTTCTAGATATCCCTCTTGCAGCAGGTGTTGTGGGCGCATTAATTGCCCCGTGGCTTGCAGCTCTTGGAGCAATAGCTGCGCTTGTTGTAAAATGCAAGATAGTTGTAGAGAAACCTAATTAA
- a CDS encoding carboxymuconolactone decarboxylase family protein codes for MKYEIFYGKGMGKVKKEYPDIYEAIKTLNEVVYTGKALDYKTQKLIAIGIAAGHCDETATEKQMRSAIKELKVTPDEIVDVLRVVLLTSGQPAFTKGMRILDELTKK; via the coding sequence ATGAAATATGAAATATTTTATGGAAAGGGCATGGGGAAGGTAAAAAAAGAGTACCCCGATATTTATGAAGCTATAAAGACTCTTAACGAAGTTGTTTACACCGGGAAAGCCTTAGATTATAAAACACAGAAGCTTATTGCAATTGGAATCGCTGCCGGCCACTGTGATGAAACAGCCACAGAAAAACAGATGCGCTCAGCTATTAAGGAGCTAAAGGTTACGCCAGATGAAATAGTCGATGTTTTGAGAGTAGTTTTATTGACATCAGGCCAGCCAGCCTTCACAAAGGGTATGAGAATCCTTGATGAGTTGACAAAAAAATAG
- a CDS encoding PAC2 family protein, which yields MDPSDDIIIIETKKIDVDSPIVLEGVPDMGLVGSIAVSHMVQEQNFDAVGYIKSDLFPPVMVVHERKVLNPVRIFQKGKIIAILSEIPIDPKPGYMLSKRLTEWYKEKGVELIVSISGTPLQERIDIDEPEVFGTSNNEEILKKMEDSGVKILEEGFVSGFYALILKNSIELNLNSSVLLAQCYSSYPDPGAAASILKILNKMTGLNVDVKQLIEQAEDLKVNYRALMEQTNASIQRENKVDVPTMYR from the coding sequence ATGGATCCTTCCGATGATATAATTATTATTGAAACTAAGAAGATTGATGTTGATAGTCCAATAGTTCTAGAAGGTGTTCCCGACATGGGGCTCGTTGGTTCAATTGCCGTAAGTCACATGGTACAAGAGCAGAATTTTGATGCAGTGGGGTACATCAAGTCTGATCTTTTCCCTCCAGTAATGGTAGTCCACGAGAGAAAGGTATTGAATCCTGTCAGGATATTCCAAAAAGGGAAGATAATTGCAATATTGTCTGAAATCCCAATTGACCCAAAACCAGGGTATATGCTCTCAAAAAGGCTCACTGAATGGTATAAAGAAAAGGGCGTGGAGCTTATAGTCTCTATAAGTGGAACGCCCCTCCAGGAAAGAATTGACATCGATGAGCCAGAAGTTTTTGGGACATCAAATAATGAAGAGATACTGAAAAAAATGGAGGATTCAGGAGTTAAGATCCTCGAAGAGGGTTTTGTTTCTGGATTTTATGCATTGATACTTAAGAACTCTATTGAACTAAATTTAAATTCATCTGTTTTACTGGCCCAGTGTTATTCAAGTTACCCTGATCCAGGGGCTGCAGCTTCAATTCTAAAGATTCTGAATAAAATGACAGGCTTGAATGTAGATGTCAAACAGTTGATTGAGCAGGCAGAAGATCTGAAGGTCAATTACAGGGCACTCATGGAGCAGACAAACGCATCTATCCAGAGGGAAAACAAAGTTGATGTACCGACTATGTATAGGTAG